The Kluyveromyces lactis strain NRRL Y-1140 chromosome B complete sequence genome contains a region encoding:
- a CDS encoding pyridoxine 4-dehydrogenase (similar to uniprot|Q06494 Saccharomyces cerevisiae YPR127W), producing MPSPSDYRSQLLNNVALGYGLMSFTWRAEPIAPEAASKTFKKVLEFTGDKKALFNVGEFYGEPLSNYKLLQSYFDKYPEDREKVIISAKGAVDLQTLSPAGDAKSVSASIENTLKVFNGYVDIYEPARLDLELIKKTGESVFPRETFDTIVEYVKKGKIGGISLSEVTAEQIRAIHKEYGEYLVCVEVELSMFSAEILSNGIVDTCNELGLPIVAYSPLGRGLLTGALAKSSDIPAGDFRIQLKRFQDDAFAHNKSLVEFLENEIIAKRSDNVTLPQVAIGWIRAISKNYPNTKIIPIPSGTTVDKVTSNYSFIELSDEELAKIDKFLQSFKTVGGRYEMIR from the coding sequence ATGCCATCTCCAAGCGACTACCGTTCTCAATTGCTTAATAACGTAGCCCTAGGATATGGTTTGATGAGTTTCACCTGGAGAGCAGAACCTATTGCCCCAGAAGCTGCGTCCAAAACCTTCAAGaaagttcttgaatttACTGGTGATAAAAAGGCGTTGTTCAATGTTGGTGAATTCTACGGTGAACCTTTGAGCAACTACAAGTTGTTGCAATCCTACTTTGACAAGTATCCGGAAGATCGTGAAAAGGTAATTATCAGTGCTAAAGGTGCTGTTGACTTGCAAACCTTGAGCCCAGCCGGTGATGCTAAGAGTGTTAGCGCATCTATCGAAAACACTCTTAAAGTGTTCAATGGGTATGTGGACATCTATGAGCCAGCAAGATTGGACCTTGAACTTATAAAGAAGACTGGTGAATCGGTTTTCCCTCGTGAAACATTTGACACCATCGTTGAATACGTCAAGAAGGGTAAAATTGGTGGTATTTCATTGAGTGAAGTAACCGCTGAACAAATCAGAGCCATTCACAAGGAGTATGGTGAATATTTAGTCTGTGTTGAAGTCGAATTGTCCATGTTTTCTGCTGAAATTCTCTCGAACGGTATTGTCGACACTTGTAACGAACTAGGGTTGCCAATTGTTGCCTACTCTCCATTGGGTAGAGGTTTGCTAACTGGTGCTTTGGCCAAGAGCTCTGATATCCCAGCAGGTGATTTCagaattcaattgaagagattCCAAGATGACGCGTTCGCTCACAACAAGTCTTTAGTCGAATTTTTAGAGAACGAAATTATCGCTAAAAGATCTGATAACGTCACTTTACCACAAGTAGCAATCGGATGGATCCGGGCTATCAGTAAGAACTATCCAAATACTAAAATTATTCCTATTCCCTCAGGAACAACTGTGGACAAGGTAACCTCTAATTATAGTTTCATAGAATTATCTGACGAGGAACTAGCAAAGATTGACAAATTTTTAcaatctttcaaaactgTCGGTGGAAGATACGAGATGATTCGTTAG
- the EXO5 gene encoding Exo5p (similar to uniprot|P38289 Saccharomyces cerevisiae YBR163W) has protein sequence MIRRFLRLYSIKRNTHLILEDLQSIKFNKDDLKAIDSALKLVTVKQTTSSSKLSRTRAKQEYIDRKLEVIRNIFPGEPDSEYVSMEPPNDLKNPYFDVYSKTVLDEDGNIKFAGTERLSVTKLLTKRWCELNQMYDIYSRLPIFEHRQLKVGKVEHEKLEKAIHGVAPAVEDFMETYEWELAEDDTHQLADNWFQCIHRLLTLFSSGEAREILCHGYIDSRSCQLIEGQVKDDRDILISGIIDHVVLFHVNNNKPKSLEPALREKNGFDLLKIISFLGDTIPQAEDLKIAVGDVKTRPRAIVPNHASVVRASKLQVMYYRFFLENLGKDPEIAYQKLILNATRRDINIDTPINISNLIYFMEIDPAIRPDLERIMLGEPIGFEPFDRYYQSELENGDEDNIAMPSEIGEANEYNLSQYADLTMEESTLEKYGTFYQKWANPPTLRYFAARLAQLYGTLLPLLSNDLMIEYYTGDYKFYTDKFQYDSALLKQECHSSSQFWFGKRSVEPIVPTKKNLVTFCKYCDFHDVCGWRANGNKMFKQLGPTLEEISKL, from the coding sequence ATGATAAGGCGATTTTTACGGTTGTACTCTATTAAAAGAAACACGCATTTGATATTAGAGGACCTTCAATCTataaaattcaataaagatGATCTGAAGGCTATTGATTCTGCATTAAAATTAGTTACTGTGAAACAGACTACCTCCAGCAGCAAGCTAAGCCGCACTAGGGCTAAGCAAGAGTACATTGACAGGAAACTTGAAGTAATACGCAATATTTTTCCAGGTGAACCGGACTCTGAGTACGTGTCGATGGAACCGCCaaatgatttgaagaatccTTATTTTGACGTTTATTCCAAGACTGTTCTAGATGAGGACGGGAACATCAAATTTGCCGGTACTGAAAGACTATCTGTGACAAAACTTTTAACTAAAAGATGGTGCGAACTAAATCAAATGTACGATATATATTCCCGACTTCCAATATTTGAGCACCGACAGTTGAAAGTTGGAAAAGTTGAGCATGAAAAGCTAGAAAAGGCAATTCATGGTGTTGCTCCTGCCGTTGAAGATTTCATGGAAACGTACGAATGGGAATTAGCTGAAGATGATACACATCAGTTAGCAGATAATTGGTTCCAGTGTATTCACAGGTTACTTACTCTATTTAGCTCGGGTGAAGCTCGTGAAATTCTATGCCACGGGTATATCGATTCAAGATCTTGCCAGTTGATAGAAGGGCAAGTTAAGGATGATAGAGACATCTTGATAAGTGGTATCATTGATCACGTAGTTCTATTTCACGTAAACAACAATAAGCCTAAATCTCTCGAGCCGGCTTTGAGAGAGAAAAATGGCTTTGATTTATTAAAGATCATTTCATTCCTTGGAGACACCATTCCGCAGGCAGAAGACCTAAAAATCGCAGTGGGCGACGTTAAGACACGTCCTAGAGCAATTGTACCCAACCATGCTTCCGTAGTACGAGCATCAAAGCTTCAGGTCATGTATTACcgattttttttggaaaacttgGGAAAAGACCCCGAAATCGCATACCAGAAACTAATACTGAATGCTACAAGGAGGGACATAAACATTGACACACCAATCAACATATCAAATCTCATCTATTTCATGGAGATTGACCCTGCCATAAGACCTGACCTTGAAAGGATAATGCTTGGAGAACCAATTGGGTTTGAACCTTTTGATAGATATTACCAATCGGAATTGGAAAACGGCGACGAGGATAACATTGCTATGCCTTCGGAAATTGGCGAAGCCAATGAGTATAATCTTTCTCAATACGCAGATTTGACAATGGAAGAGAGTACACTTGAAAAATATGGTACGTTTTACCAAAAATGGGCGAATCCGCCAACTTTAAGATACTTCGCTGCTAGATTGGCTCAATTGTACGGTACATTATTACCGTTATTATCCAATGATCTAATGATAGAATACTACACTGGTGATTACAAATTTTATACTGataaatttcaatatgaTTCGGCATTGTTAAAGCAAGAGTGCCACAGCAGCTCCCAATTTTGGTTTGGGAAACGATCCGTTGAACCTATTGTGccaacaaagaagaatctagTGACGTTTTGTAAGTACTGTGATTTTCATGATGTCTGCGGATGGAGAGCTAATGGCAACAAGATGTTCAAACAACTAGGTCCTACCTTAGAAGAGATAAGTAAACTCTAG